Proteins encoded by one window of Candidatus Bathyarchaeum sp.:
- the hisG gene encoding ATP phosphoribosyltransferase, with amino-acid sequence MKKKIRIAIPNKGRIKPPSLEALALAGITVLEEERSYVSKTSDPRYEAIFARANDIPVYVNYGAVDLGITGHDLIMEREADVLELLDLGFGKATLVVAVPEKSPITSVNEIRPLTRVATEFPNITRKYFEKMGKQVEVLEVSGTAELAPKLGLAQMIVDLTSSGETLRKNKLRIIGEVVGSTTRLACNKIAYRTFEDEITELLSKLQGDRE; translated from the coding sequence ATGAAAAAGAAAATCCGTATTGCAATTCCCAACAAGGGACGAATTAAACCCCCGTCACTGGAGGCACTAGCCCTAGCCGGCATAACAGTGCTAGAAGAAGAACGAAGCTACGTTTCAAAAACTTCTGATCCCCGATATGAAGCAATCTTTGCCCGAGCAAACGATATTCCAGTTTACGTTAACTATGGGGCAGTAGACCTTGGAATTACTGGACACGACCTTATTATGGAACGGGAAGCAGACGTTCTCGAGTTACTGGACTTGGGATTTGGCAAGGCAACACTAGTTGTCGCAGTTCCAGAAAAATCTCCGATTACTTCAGTAAACGAAATTCGTCCTTTAACTCGGGTGGCAACAGAGTTTCCTAACATCACTCGAAAATACTTTGAAAAAATGGGCAAACAAGTAGAAGTACTGGAAGTAAGCGGAACAGCAGAGCTTGCCCCCAAACTAGGTTTAGCTCAAATGATCGTTGACCTGACCTCCAGCGGGGAAACTCTAAGGAAAAATAAGCTCAGAATTATTGGAGAAGTCGTGGGTTCAACCACTCGTCTTGCTTGTAACAAGATAGCATACCGAACCTTTGAAGATGAAATTACTGAATTATTGTCCAAACTGCAAGGAGACCGTGAGTAA
- the hisD gene encoding histidinol dehydrogenase, protein MRIISSQEFKKTDLDKFLNRGKSDLSSIVSSVQQIVKNVKENGDVALMDYTNKFDKVSLKPSTLRVSETEIKQAYTKLNQKQIDALQNAADNIAIFHKKQIKAKWTMQTSEGVTLGQVMRPLASVGVYAPGGKATYPSSVLMSAIPAKVAGVDRVIVCSPPRQGEDISSALLVAADIAGVDEVYRVGGAQAIAAMAYGTDSMKPVAKIVGPGNVYVTAAKIEVSRDVAIDVPAGPSEVLVIADETANPAYVAADLLAQAEHDPQAWAILVTCSKKIANDVQKQITIQLKTLSRTPIIESSLQKGLIITTKDIDEAIALSNLIAPEHLQIQTKEPNAVFSKIRNAGAVFLGRYSPVSFGDYSSGLNHVLPTAGYAKIYSGLSSLDFVKTMNFLECTKEGFDNLKETAVTIAEMEGFDAHAKAVSIREEKEE, encoded by the coding sequence ATGAGGATCATTTCGTCACAAGAATTCAAGAAAACTGACCTTGACAAGTTTTTGAACCGTGGAAAATCTGATTTATCTTCCATTGTTTCATCGGTCCAACAAATAGTTAAAAATGTTAAAGAAAATGGCGACGTCGCCCTTATGGACTATACTAATAAGTTTGACAAAGTAAGTCTCAAACCCTCTACGTTGCGGGTTTCAGAAACTGAAATCAAACAAGCCTACACGAAATTAAACCAAAAACAAATAGACGCCTTACAAAATGCTGCAGATAACATTGCAATTTTTCACAAAAAACAGATCAAAGCCAAATGGACAATGCAAACCAGTGAAGGCGTAACCTTAGGACAAGTTATGCGACCTTTAGCTTCTGTTGGGGTTTATGCTCCGGGCGGAAAAGCGACGTATCCTTCTTCAGTTTTGATGAGTGCTATTCCTGCTAAAGTTGCAGGAGTAGACCGGGTAATTGTTTGTTCTCCTCCTAGACAAGGAGAAGACATCAGTTCCGCCCTTTTAGTTGCAGCAGACATCGCAGGGGTGGATGAAGTTTACCGTGTTGGAGGCGCTCAAGCAATAGCAGCAATGGCATACGGTACCGATTCTATGAAGCCAGTTGCAAAGATTGTGGGTCCAGGAAACGTTTACGTTACTGCAGCAAAAATTGAGGTAAGTCGAGATGTCGCAATAGACGTTCCTGCGGGTCCAAGTGAGGTCTTAGTAATCGCAGACGAAACCGCAAATCCTGCTTATGTTGCAGCTGATCTTTTGGCTCAGGCTGAACATGACCCTCAAGCATGGGCGATTCTGGTTACTTGCTCTAAAAAGATAGCCAACGACGTCCAAAAACAAATTACTATTCAACTAAAAACTCTTTCACGCACCCCAATTATCGAGTCTTCCTTGCAAAAAGGTCTGATAATAACAACCAAAGACATCGACGAAGCAATCGCGTTATCAAACCTGATTGCGCCTGAGCACTTGCAAATTCAAACCAAGGAACCTAACGCGGTCTTTAGTAAAATTCGAAACGCTGGGGCTGTGTTTTTGGGTAGGTATTCACCAGTGTCTTTTGGTGATTACTCCTCGGGGTTGAATCATGTGTTGCCCACAGCAGGTTATGCAAAAATCTATTCGGGTCTTTCTAGTTTGGATTTTGTTAAAACCATGAATTTCCTAGAGTGCACCAAAGAAGGCTTTGACAACCTCAAGGAAACAGCAGTTACTATCGCTGAAATGGAAGGCTTTGACGCTCACGCCAAAGCAGTTTCAATCAGGGAGGAAAAAGAAGAATGA
- the hisC gene encoding histidinol-phosphate transaminase, which translates to MKIKKLVQKEVLDISCYEVKTITDQTSEENLVKLNLNENYAMPKDFVQKLLREACKTVDVRAYPPPRGSQAVAAISKFLGVESSEVAVANGADEIMDLLMKVFIRKGSKIMVAEPTFPMYTFFAELYGGKKVTTMLKPDFSLDVDAILAKADKETRLLFVCSPNNPTGNQFSDSDVKQLLEEFNGIVVVDEAYVDFASRTTIDWIKDYDNIAVLRSFSKAFGLAGLRLGYVVGSEHLIKYVQRVVGPFNVNSVTQQTIGLALQNWSYFQEKLDLVKKERQWLMKNLQQIDGVVPYPSDANFILFKVTKDKLSSAELTRRIENKNVLVKDRGHLDLLDNCIRVTVGTRDMNQQFVSALKLSLEE; encoded by the coding sequence ATGAAAATCAAAAAACTGGTTCAAAAAGAAGTTCTCGACATTTCATGTTATGAAGTCAAAACCATAACCGACCAAACATCCGAAGAAAACCTAGTGAAACTAAATCTGAACGAAAACTACGCTATGCCCAAAGATTTTGTTCAAAAACTTTTACGTGAAGCCTGCAAAACTGTTGATGTTCGCGCATATCCGCCTCCTAGAGGCAGCCAAGCCGTAGCTGCAATTTCTAAATTTTTGGGTGTTGAATCTTCTGAGGTTGCCGTGGCAAATGGTGCAGATGAAATCATGGACCTTTTGATGAAAGTGTTCATTCGCAAAGGTTCAAAAATCATGGTTGCTGAGCCAACTTTTCCGATGTATACTTTTTTTGCTGAATTGTATGGCGGCAAAAAAGTAACTACTATGCTTAAGCCCGATTTCAGTTTAGATGTTGACGCAATATTGGCGAAAGCAGACAAAGAAACCCGTTTGCTTTTTGTTTGTTCCCCTAATAACCCGACGGGAAACCAGTTTAGCGATTCAGATGTTAAACAGCTCTTGGAAGAATTCAATGGCATAGTTGTAGTAGACGAAGCCTATGTTGATTTTGCTTCAAGAACGACCATAGACTGGATAAAAGATTACGACAACATTGCAGTTTTACGAAGCTTTTCTAAAGCTTTTGGACTGGCAGGGCTTCGTTTGGGTTATGTTGTTGGTAGCGAACACTTAATTAAATATGTTCAACGAGTTGTTGGACCTTTTAACGTGAACTCAGTTACCCAACAAACTATCGGTCTCGCTTTGCAAAACTGGAGCTACTTCCAAGAAAAACTAGATCTAGTCAAAAAAGAACGCCAATGGCTGATGAAAAACCTGCAACAAATTGACGGGGTGGTTCCATATCCTTCTGATGCGAACTTTATTTTGTTCAAAGTGACAAAAGACAAACTCAGTTCAGCAGAATTAACCAGGCGCATAGAAAACAAAAACGTGCTGGTCAAAGACCGTGGACACTTAGATCTTCTAGACAACTGTATACGGGTTACAGTGGGAACCCGGGACATGAATCAACAGTTTGTTTCAGCCCTAAAACTGTCTTTGGAGGAATAA
- a CDS encoding HAD family hydrolase: MSYRLLNNQRKIHVRKESEQLLCAAENIIFDFDGVLAQTNQSYRETIRNVVNYYFLEILGLKGENGKLATLLDIQKFKDTGLYNNDWKLSYALITYYMKLILRKIEHENMLQTFVEKFGELQFSNLQTFIESLKQVGEFIVQYGINAAKLAELKDDKIVGLDLFLAQASLDKQKPIEASLLGVDPELVAEKEQLVKLLVPYDLEKPDLLKRLFEEFYLGKDMYPKIYDEPAFFKFDSSFIDLEEFIPTKQTLDKLKEQFGKFGIYSGRPRPQGLYVLEKYGYMKYFEESEFVFLGDLLKSEEKMSKLGKPNPDLFIELLQKSGKQDAKVVYVGDGIADAILVEKAKLKGFKDLLFLGVVSSSEDSNKLFTEYIKHGADAVVTDVNDIPYLFTTLRGENK; the protein is encoded by the coding sequence ATGTCTTACCGGTTACTGAATAATCAGAGAAAAATCCATGTTCGAAAAGAATCTGAGCAGCTTCTTTGTGCGGCTGAAAACATAATCTTTGATTTCGACGGGGTCTTGGCTCAGACTAATCAGTCTTACCGGGAGACAATCAGAAATGTTGTTAACTACTATTTTCTTGAAATTCTGGGACTAAAAGGAGAAAACGGCAAACTAGCAACGTTGCTGGATATTCAAAAATTCAAAGACACTGGATTGTATAACAACGACTGGAAGTTGTCATATGCTCTAATTACCTATTACATGAAATTGATTTTGAGAAAAATTGAACACGAAAACATGCTCCAAACTTTTGTTGAAAAGTTCGGAGAACTTCAGTTTTCTAATCTCCAGACTTTTATTGAAAGCCTAAAACAAGTTGGTGAATTCATTGTCCAGTATGGCATCAATGCAGCAAAGCTTGCTGAACTCAAAGACGATAAAATTGTAGGTTTGGATTTATTCTTGGCTCAAGCGAGTCTGGATAAACAAAAACCCATAGAGGCTTCTCTTCTGGGTGTAGATCCCGAACTTGTGGCAGAAAAAGAACAATTAGTTAAGTTGCTGGTTCCTTATGACCTAGAAAAGCCTGACCTGTTAAAACGCCTGTTTGAAGAATTTTATCTGGGCAAAGACATGTACCCAAAAATCTACGATGAGCCCGCGTTTTTCAAGTTTGATTCAAGTTTTATTGATTTGGAAGAGTTCATACCTACCAAACAAACCCTAGACAAACTAAAGGAACAGTTTGGAAAATTTGGAATCTACTCGGGTCGGCCTCGTCCTCAGGGTTTGTATGTTTTAGAAAAATACGGTTACATGAAATACTTCGAAGAATCTGAGTTTGTGTTTTTGGGGGACTTGCTTAAATCTGAAGAGAAAATGAGTAAGCTAGGCAAACCCAATCCTGATTTGTTTATTGAGTTGCTACAAAAAAGTGGTAAACAAGACGCCAAAGTAGTTTATGTAGGGGACGGAATTGCCGACGCAATATTGGTGGAGAAGGCAAAACTGAAGGGCTTTAAGGATTTGTTGTTTTTGGGTGTTGTGTCTTCATCAGAGGATTCAAATAAGCTTTTTACTGAATACATTAAGCATGGAGCTGACGCAGTAGTAACTGACGTGAATGATATTCCATACCTGTTTACAACTTTAAGAGGGGAAAACAAATGA
- the hisB gene encoding imidazoleglycerol-phosphate dehydratase HisB: MRKVNVKRKTKEVDITLELNVDGTGNANIQTGIKFLDHMLLTLAKHGLLDLHVNATGDLTHHVAEDVALVLGEALNKATNQGKGIKRFGSAYVPMDESLARVTVDLGGRPYCIRNLRLLQSQIEDLKTEDMEHFFESLAQAAKANIHVTVLYGSNEHHKVEAAMKALALALREAFTIESRLGDRIPSAKGVL; the protein is encoded by the coding sequence ATGAGAAAAGTGAACGTTAAACGGAAAACCAAAGAAGTAGACATAACCCTAGAACTAAACGTGGACGGAACCGGAAACGCCAACATCCAAACTGGAATTAAGTTCCTTGACCACATGCTGCTCACCCTTGCTAAGCACGGACTTTTAGACTTACACGTAAACGCCACAGGAGACCTAACCCACCATGTGGCAGAAGATGTTGCCCTCGTATTAGGGGAAGCCCTAAACAAAGCCACAAACCAAGGCAAAGGCATCAAACGCTTCGGCTCAGCGTATGTTCCAATGGATGAATCCCTTGCTCGAGTAACAGTTGACTTGGGAGGCAGACCATACTGCATCAGAAACCTGCGCCTTTTACAATCACAAATTGAAGACCTAAAAACCGAAGACATGGAACACTTTTTTGAATCCCTTGCACAGGCAGCGAAAGCAAACATTCACGTGACCGTTTTATACGGTAGCAACGAGCACCACAAAGTTGAAGCAGCCATGAAAGCTTTGGCTCTTGCCTTGCGGGAAGCTTTCACCATAGAATCTAGACTCGGTGACCGTATTCCCAGCGCAAAGGGGGTTTTGTAG
- the hisH gene encoding imidazole glycerol phosphate synthase subunit HisH, whose amino-acid sequence MPQIAVVNYGVGNLRSITKGLEKSGAQVQITHNSTALRSSDAIVLPGVGAFAPAVKNMAHITDVVAETMNNGTPIFGICLGLQLLFTRSSEGGSVKGLDFISGEVVKLPDTVKTPQMGWNTINIEKPHPLLEGVENGSYVYFVHSFYPQPTNSNAVVTTTDYGIKFASMVAQKNIFATQFHPEKSSKTGLTMLKNFVNLVKR is encoded by the coding sequence ATTCCACAAATAGCAGTAGTCAACTATGGCGTAGGAAACCTGCGCAGCATCACCAAAGGCTTAGAAAAATCTGGGGCTCAGGTGCAAATTACTCACAATTCTACTGCTTTACGTAGTTCTGATGCTATTGTTCTTCCGGGTGTGGGCGCCTTTGCTCCGGCAGTGAAAAATATGGCTCACATAACTGATGTAGTAGCAGAAACCATGAACAACGGCACCCCAATTTTTGGAATCTGTTTAGGTCTACAGCTTCTGTTCACTCGCAGCAGTGAAGGGGGCTCAGTTAAAGGCTTAGACTTCATTTCAGGAGAAGTCGTCAAACTCCCGGACACAGTAAAAACGCCTCAGATGGGCTGGAACACCATAAACATTGAAAAACCTCACCCGCTGCTGGAGGGAGTTGAAAATGGTTCTTACGTGTATTTTGTTCACTCTTTTTATCCTCAGCCTACGAACTCGAATGCTGTGGTGACTACTACAGATTATGGAATTAAGTTTGCGTCCATGGTTGCCCAAAAAAACATTTTTGCCACCCAGTTTCATCCAGAGAAAAGCAGCAAAACAGGCTTAACCATGCTCAAGAACTTTGTGAATCTGGTAAAGAGGTAA
- the hisA gene encoding 1-(5-phosphoribosyl)-5-[(5-phosphoribosylamino)methylideneamino]imidazole-4-carboxamide isomerase — protein sequence MIVIPAVDLLGGKCVRLCRGDPAKNKVYYGDPLEAAQILERDGAELIHVVDLDAALGSGDNVSAIKRILENVTVKIEIGGGIRSLEKADELLKLGAYRVIFGTSAVNNPSLVKEAVSRFGSEHVAVAIDEKDGKVAVHGWVNKSEMDCLELAALFDAMGVGALIFTPVSVDGTLEGPRIQKTVELMNSVSVPVVASGGVAQLSDLVALSKTGVWGVIVGTAIYEKKFTVKEALEALKSC from the coding sequence TTGATAGTTATTCCTGCAGTAGACCTTCTGGGCGGAAAATGTGTTCGCCTTTGCCGGGGCGACCCCGCAAAAAACAAAGTATATTATGGCGACCCTTTGGAGGCGGCTCAGATTCTGGAACGAGACGGCGCAGAACTAATCCATGTGGTGGATTTGGATGCTGCCCTGGGTTCGGGGGACAATGTTTCTGCAATTAAACGGATTTTAGAAAATGTTACTGTGAAAATTGAAATTGGGGGTGGGATTCGCAGTTTAGAAAAAGCTGACGAGTTGCTAAAGCTTGGAGCTTACCGGGTGATTTTTGGCACGTCTGCAGTTAATAATCCGTCCTTGGTGAAGGAGGCTGTTTCTCGTTTTGGTTCGGAACATGTTGCTGTGGCAATCGATGAAAAAGATGGCAAGGTTGCGGTTCATGGTTGGGTAAACAAGTCTGAGATGGATTGTTTGGAGCTTGCCGCCTTGTTTGATGCGATGGGGGTTGGGGCGTTGATTTTTACTCCTGTTAGTGTGGATGGAACTTTAGAGGGTCCAAGAATCCAAAAAACAGTGGAATTGATGAATTCTGTTAGTGTTCCTGTTGTTGCTTCAGGTGGTGTTGCTCAGTTGAGTGATTTGGTTGCTTTAAGTAAAACCGGTGTGTGGGGTGTGATTGTTGGTACTGCCATTTATGAGAAAAAGTTTACAGTTAAAGAGGCATTGGAGGCATTGAAAAGTTGTTAG
- the hisF gene encoding imidazole glycerol phosphate synthase subunit HisF translates to MLAKRIVPCLDVMNGQVVKGVQFVNLKVEGDPAELAADYEDQGADEVVFLDITASHENRDTTLEVVKRTADMISIPFTVGGGIRNITDIQNALSSGADKVSVNTAAVNNPSLVEESASIFGSQCIVVAIDAKRVYVDSDVPDKTVVETANGKCWWEIYLMGGRKPTGIDAIKWAKQVKDLGAGELLPTSMDCDGVQTGYDLELTRAMSQATNLPVIASGGAGSVEHIYDVLTAGEADAALAASIFHRGQYSVGEVKRYLADKGVPMRLV, encoded by the coding sequence TTGTTAGCGAAACGTATTGTTCCGTGTTTAGATGTGATGAACGGTCAAGTCGTAAAAGGTGTGCAGTTTGTTAACCTCAAAGTAGAAGGCGACCCTGCTGAGCTTGCCGCAGACTACGAAGACCAAGGCGCCGACGAGGTAGTTTTCTTGGACATCACGGCGTCCCATGAGAACCGGGACACCACATTGGAAGTAGTAAAAAGGACTGCGGACATGATTTCCATTCCCTTTACTGTAGGCGGAGGAATCCGAAACATAACTGACATCCAAAACGCTCTGTCCAGCGGCGCTGACAAGGTTTCGGTGAACACTGCGGCAGTTAATAATCCTAGTTTGGTGGAAGAGTCTGCTTCCATTTTTGGTAGTCAATGTATAGTAGTGGCAATTGATGCAAAAAGAGTCTACGTTGATTCAGATGTACCTGACAAAACTGTTGTTGAAACAGCTAACGGTAAGTGTTGGTGGGAAATTTATTTGATGGGGGGTCGTAAACCCACGGGAATTGATGCCATTAAATGGGCAAAACAGGTTAAGGACCTTGGTGCGGGGGAGTTGTTGCCTACTAGTATGGACTGTGATGGTGTGCAAACGGGTTATGATCTGGAGTTGACCCGTGCCATGAGCCAAGCGACGAATTTGCCTGTGATTGCCAGTGGGGGTGCAGGCAGTGTGGAGCACATTTATGATGTTTTGACAGCGGGAGAAGCGGATGCTGCGTTGGCGGCTTCGATTTTTCATCGGGGGCAATACAGTGTGGGAGAAGTTAAGAGGTACCTCGCAGACAAAGGAGTGCCCATGCGGTTAGTTTAA
- the hisIE gene encoding bifunctional phosphoribosyl-AMP cyclohydrolase/phosphoribosyl-ATP diphosphatase HisIE, translated as MVLKLTEQEISEFMEKIDFEKGNGLVPAIVQDASNNRLLMQAYMNKEALKLTLTSGKMHYWSRTKNRIWMKGEQSKHYSLVENVFLDCDNDAILFKVQQVGVVCHTGEETCFYRPIKGEMESVEIDSRMLERLFEVIQERIRNPSEDSYVSRLTSKGQDRALQKVGEEATEFILAVKSGDANEVVLEASDLFFHMLVVLAQNGYSLSSIFEELDKRHKKKTNVES; from the coding sequence GTGGTGCTTAAACTTACAGAACAAGAAATCAGCGAGTTTATGGAAAAAATTGATTTTGAGAAAGGAAACGGACTGGTTCCGGCTATTGTTCAGGACGCCAGTAACAACCGTTTGCTCATGCAGGCTTACATGAACAAAGAAGCCCTAAAACTAACACTGACTTCAGGCAAGATGCACTACTGGAGCCGAACGAAAAACCGCATTTGGATGAAAGGAGAACAATCCAAGCACTACAGTTTAGTTGAGAACGTGTTTTTGGATTGTGACAACGACGCCATTTTGTTTAAGGTTCAGCAGGTTGGGGTGGTCTGTCACACTGGCGAGGAAACCTGTTTTTACCGGCCAATAAAAGGAGAAATGGAGTCTGTTGAGATTGATTCGCGTATGCTGGAGAGGCTCTTTGAAGTAATTCAGGAGCGTATCCGTAACCCAAGCGAAGATTCGTATGTTTCTCGTTTGACTTCTAAGGGGCAAGACAGAGCCCTGCAAAAAGTCGGGGAAGAAGCAACAGAGTTCATTTTGGCAGTAAAGTCTGGAGACGCTAACGAGGTTGTTTTGGAGGCTTCAGATTTGTTTTTCCATATGCTGGTAGTTTTGGCTCAGAACGGTTACAGTTTGAGCAGTATTTTTGAGGAATTAGATAAAAGGCACAAAAAGAAAACTAACGTTGAATCATAG
- a CDS encoding polyprenyl synthetase family protein, whose protein sequence is MSWEQTLDHYTKVIEEQLQAFLDDAVKDAQEYHPFVGKVYRDIAEFVLRKGKRLASCSTLLVYKGYTGEVDKKILQVCVGIELYRHAILIHDDLVDMDEQRRGRETLHIGFTNRYSPYNVRFGEGTAVFAGNIAYALAVRAIMGSGFSEESINRVLCLTSEDYRAVNESQVLDLLFEQKDVTADEWEVMGSKRAASLFKVTLLTGALLANTPENDLTTLAEAAKHMGFSFDIQDDIIDTFAEKEEYGKSSCLDISKNKKPLHIVLALNSKNTKQAEGLKCLMGKQFLSYGEKDLARQIIRETGGLDQAKQISRDHAEQAKAGINQTGLSDEVKQFFSSFISYIEQSLDWYQ, encoded by the coding sequence ATGAGTTGGGAGCAAACACTGGACCATTACACCAAAGTTATAGAAGAGCAATTGCAAGCCTTTCTTGATGACGCAGTAAAAGACGCCCAAGAGTATCATCCCTTTGTGGGAAAAGTCTACCGGGACATTGCAGAGTTTGTTTTGCGCAAGGGCAAACGGTTGGCTTCTTGCAGTACTTTGTTGGTTTACAAAGGCTACACTGGTGAGGTTGACAAAAAAATCTTGCAGGTCTGCGTTGGCATCGAGCTTTATCGTCACGCCATCTTGATTCATGACGACTTAGTAGACATGGATGAACAACGCCGAGGCAGAGAAACCTTGCATATTGGGTTCACTAACCGTTATAGTCCGTATAATGTGCGGTTTGGCGAAGGCACCGCAGTTTTTGCGGGAAATATTGCTTACGCTTTGGCTGTTCGGGCGATTATGGGGTCAGGATTTAGTGAAGAATCTATTAACCGTGTTTTGTGTTTGACTTCTGAAGATTATCGGGCAGTTAACGAGAGTCAAGTTTTGGATTTGCTTTTTGAGCAAAAAGACGTAACTGCAGACGAGTGGGAAGTCATGGGGAGCAAGCGGGCGGCTTCTTTGTTTAAAGTAACTTTGCTAACTGGTGCCCTGCTGGCAAACACTCCAGAAAACGATTTAACAACCCTTGCGGAAGCGGCAAAGCACATGGGCTTTAGTTTCGACATTCAAGACGACATAATAGACACCTTCGCCGAAAAAGAAGAATACGGCAAATCTTCATGCCTGGACATTTCCAAAAACAAAAAACCCCTGCATATTGTGCTGGCATTAAACTCCAAAAACACCAAACAAGCAGAGGGATTAAAGTGCCTAATGGGCAAACAGTTTCTTAGTTACGGAGAAAAAGACCTCGCACGACAAATAATACGAGAAACTGGCGGACTTGACCAAGCGAAACAAATTTCTCGAGACCACGCCGAACAAGCAAAAGCAGGCATCAACCAAACTGGTTTATCAGATGAAGTTAAACAGTTTTTTAGCAGTTTCATCAGCTATATCGAACAAAGCCTAGACTGGTACCAGTAG
- a CDS encoding N-acetyltransferase, producing MFVRETTDADLEDILLVLHEAFTNPKEASLVNDILKDPTAKPLVSLLAFVDNQVAGHILFSNAKVSNNPEKLRFSILAPLAVKPQFQKQGVGEALIKKGLKILSDSGVDVVFVLGHPTYYPKHGFTPAGTFGFVAPYPVPEKDVGAWMVQALRSEVIGCASGTVTCCDALNKPEHWRE from the coding sequence TTGTTTGTTCGCGAAACAACTGATGCCGATTTAGAGGACATCTTGTTAGTTTTGCATGAAGCTTTCACCAACCCTAAAGAAGCAAGCCTAGTAAACGACATCCTAAAAGATCCCACCGCAAAACCGCTTGTATCGCTCTTAGCGTTTGTTGACAATCAGGTTGCAGGTCACATTCTATTTAGTAATGCAAAGGTTTCAAACAATCCCGAAAAATTGCGTTTTTCGATTTTGGCTCCTTTGGCGGTTAAGCCCCAGTTTCAAAAACAAGGAGTCGGCGAAGCCCTAATCAAGAAAGGATTAAAGATTTTGTCTGACTCTGGAGTTGATGTTGTTTTTGTGTTGGGGCATCCAACCTACTATCCGAAGCACGGGTTTACTCCTGCAGGAACCTTTGGGTTTGTGGCTCCTTATCCTGTTCCAGAAAAGGATGTTGGGGCATGGATGGTTCAAGCTCTTCGTTCCGAAGTAATTGGTTGTGCTTCGGGAACTGTAACTTGTTGTGATGCCTTAAACAAGCCTGAACACTGGCGAGAATAA
- a CDS encoding N-acetyltransferase, producing MKKLVTTYALSAISYTYNYQTTVTKLIIREANDAELTDVLHIVREAFKPTSPNGVVAEEAYVKALFADPTAKPLLSLLAFVDDKPVAHLLFTCAHLTPNPSNLQISFLSALAVLPDYQNQGIGTQLLKNGLEQLTKTGNHLVFVLGHPNYYPKLGFIPATKQGFQTPYPIPEPNQPAWMVKELQNQTINTNKGKITFCNELNKPQYWQQ from the coding sequence TTGAAAAAGTTAGTAACGACATATGCCTTATCTGCAATAAGCTATACTTACAACTATCAAACAACGGTGACAAAATTGATTATTCGAGAAGCTAACGACGCAGAATTAACTGATGTATTGCATATTGTGCGTGAAGCCTTCAAACCAACCAGCCCCAACGGCGTAGTAGCAGAAGAAGCTTATGTAAAAGCTCTATTTGCTGACCCTACGGCAAAGCCCCTGTTGTCCCTTCTAGCCTTTGTTGATGATAAACCCGTTGCACATTTACTGTTTACCTGCGCCCACCTTACTCCAAATCCTAGCAATTTACAGATTTCGTTTTTGTCGGCACTTGCAGTGCTACCTGATTACCAAAACCAAGGAATCGGCACCCAACTACTAAAAAATGGACTGGAACAACTAACCAAAACAGGTAACCATCTAGTCTTTGTACTAGGGCACCCCAACTATTACCCTAAACTTGGATTTATTCCTGCAACAAAACAAGGATTCCAAACCCCTTACCCAATCCCCGAACCAAACCAACCCGCATGGATGGTCAAAGAACTACAAAACCAAACAATCAACACCAACAAAGGAAAAATAACCTTCTGCAACGAACTAAACAAACCCCAATATTGGCAACAATAA